The Sesamum indicum cultivar Zhongzhi No. 13 linkage group LG6, S_indicum_v1.0, whole genome shotgun sequence genome has a segment encoding these proteins:
- the LOC105164519 gene encoding uncharacterized protein LOC105164519, protein MLILLEPFVQLDAVYFTRKFAFHSVFSNSNNKIWCFAKLGVDIQIIQDHTQFLHVKVNSGALPEDIFCTFIYAKCYRTPRRILWDELTRISHQTVPWLIGGDFNAILLPNENQGGDMRRIGSMDDFNDMMFDTGLIDAGFEGEPFTWTNNRVWRRLDRVLYSKEWTESFNTTRVLHLPRRLSDHHPLLINAANVEDKKPSSFRFQNMWLKHHTFLDTIKQSWCLPTEGYGMYKLQQKIYRIKVLLKLWNKDTFGNVFTTVEQAKQNATEAEKRFDMDPSEANLIDLKRSNAALVHALILESEYWKQKSNCKWLEAGERNTKYFHSLVKKKRVKSTIHRIMEENQEVTIPDRIRESATAYFKNLLSCNPARNNAPEFPFQFPQVSEECTRIIGRLPTDEEIRDIVFSIDKDSIEGPDGFSSASIKPAGISLL, encoded by the coding sequence ATGTTAATACTACTTGAACCCTTTGTACAGTTAGATGCCGTTTACTTTACTCGCAAATTTGCCTTCCATTCTGTGTTTTCTAACTCTAACAATAAGATCTGGTGTTTTGCTAAGCTTGGTGTTGACATCCAGATTATTCAGGATCACACACAATTTTTGCATGTTAAGGTCAACTCAGGAGCTCTTCCAGAGGACATCTTTTGTACTTTCATCTATGCCAAGTGTTACAGAACCCCGAGGAGAATTCTTTGGGATGAATTGACACGAATTTCTCATCAAACCGTACCATGGCTCATAGGAGGAGACTTTAATGCTATCTTACTTCCGAATGAAAACCAAGGCGGAGATATGAGAAGAATTGGTTCCATGGACGACTTTAATGATATGATGTTCGACACCGGCTTAATTGACGCTGGCTTTGAAGGGGAACCATTTACCTGGACAAACAATAGAGTTTGGAGGCGACTGGATAGGGTTCTCTATTCCAAGGAATGGACTGAAAGTTTCAATACCACTAGAGTTTTACATCTTCCTAGAAGGCTATCAGATCATCACCCACTCCTCATCAATGCCGCTAACGTAGAGGACAAAAAACCTTCTTCATTCAGATTTCAAAATATGTGGTTGAAACACCATACCTTCTTAGACACAATCAAGCAATCATGGTGCCTACCAACAGAAGGATACGGGATGTACAAGCTACAACAGAAAATCTACAGAATTAAGGTGCTACTCAAACTATGGAACAAGGATACTTTTGGAAACGTCTTCACAACAGTCGAACAGGCAAAGCAAAATGCCACTGAAGCAGAAAAAAGATTCGATATGGACCCCTCCGAGGCCAACCTCATCGACCTCAAGAGAAGTAATGCTGCTCTTGTTCATGCACTCATATTAGAATCTGAATATTGGAAGCAAAAGAGTAACTGCAAGTGGCTCGAGGCAGGAGAAAGGAACACAAAATACTTCCATTCATTagtgaagaaaaaaagggtaaaGTCCACAATCCACAGAATCATGGAAGAGAACCAAGAAGTTACTATTCCGGACCGAATCAGAGAATCTGCCACTGCATATTTTAAAAACCTACTCTCTTGTAATCCGGCCAGAAACAATGCCCCAGAATTCCCATTTCAATTTCCCCAAGTATCAGAAGAATGCACTCGCATTATCGGTAGGCTACCAACAGACGAAGAGATTAGAGATATTGTATTCAGCATAGATAAGGACAGCATAGAAGGCCCAGACGGCTTTTCATCGGCTTCTATCAAGCCTGCTGGGATTTCATTGCTATAG